A window from Bubalus kerabau isolate K-KA32 ecotype Philippines breed swamp buffalo chromosome 5, PCC_UOA_SB_1v2, whole genome shotgun sequence encodes these proteins:
- the LOC129653770 gene encoding olfactory receptor 8D1-like translates to MDTGNHSLVTEFILEGLTDQPGLQVPLFFLFLLIYMVSMVSNLGLVILIKISSQLHMPMYYFLSNLSFIDLCYSSVIIPKMLVNFMSEKNFTSFPECMVQLFFFCFFGINDSYMLTAMAYDRYVAICNPLLYTVSMSHRVCFLLVTGVYIVGAVGASIHTSFISSRSFCGTNVIHHYFCDILPLLNISCSRDYKELSVMILVGFNVFACAVAIFISHAFILPSILRIHSAEGRSKAFSTCSSHLAAVGVFYGSIIFMYFKPSTSDTVQEKVASVFYTTVIPMLNPLIYSLRNKDVKESIKKVLKGGIVPRSV, encoded by the coding sequence ATGGATACAGGCAATCATTCTTTGGTAACTGAGTTCATCCTTGAGGGGTTAACAGACCAGCCAGGACTCCAGgtccctctcttcttcctgtttCTATTGATCTACATGGTCTCCATGGTGAGCAACCTGGGCTTGGTCATTTTAATCAAGATCAGTTCTCAGCTTCACATGCCCATGTATTATTTTCTCAGTAATTTGTCCTTCATAGATCTCTGCTACTCCTCAGTCATAATTCCAAAGATGCTGGTGAACTTCATGTCAGAGAAGAACTTCACTTCCTTCCCTGAGTGCATGGTCCAgctctttttcttctgcttcttcgGTATTAATGACTCCTACATGCTGACAGCCATGGCATATGATCGTTATGTTGCCATCTGTAACCCCTTGCTCTACACTGTTAGCATGTCCCACAGAGTCTGTTTCCTACTGGTCACTGGTGTGTATATAGTGGGGGCTGTTGGAGCCTCGATTCACACCAGCTTCATATCTAGTCGCTCCTTCTGTGGCACTAATGTCATCCACCATTACTTCTGTGACATCCTTCCTCTTCTGAATATATCTTGCTCAAGAGACTACAAGGAACTTTCAGTGATGATTTTGGTTGGATTCAATGTCTTTGCATGTGCTGTAGCCATCTTCATCTCTCATGCTTTCATCCTTCCCAGCATCTTGCGCATCCACTCAGCTGAAGGCAGATCTAAGGCTTTCAGTACCTGCAGCTCCCACCTTGCAGCTGTTGGGGTTTTCTATGGCTCCATCATCTTCATGTATTTTAAACCATCTACCAGTGACACAGTGCAGGAGAAGGTGGCCTCTGTGTTTTATACCACAGTGATTCCCATGCTTAACCCCCTTATCTACAGCCTTAGGAACAAGGATGTCAAAGAATCCATTAAAAAAGTCCTGAAGGGTGGGATAGTTCCCAGGTCTGTGTAG